Within Pseudorca crassidens isolate mPseCra1 chromosome 8, mPseCra1.hap1, whole genome shotgun sequence, the genomic segment TGATCTAGGGAGATATGCCATATTTCTCACTGACCCTGCCACACTGATTTAAGATAGATCAAGATTTTTAGGTCCAAACCAAACAGTAACAACAGAATTTTACTAAACTTGTCTACTTACTCTACTTATTTTAAgttgatacttaaaaaaaaaatactgaggtcATCACACAAGATGATTGGCCAATTTGACTTTTAAATCAATCAAAAGGGTTTTTACATATTAATATTGAAGAAACCTTAGTGATTAGCCTACAGATTTCaattttgaatcatctttggTCTAAGTAATATTTCCtaaaaaacataaatgtaaattaCTTTATCAAAATAGTTGCTCAGAACAATTGTTGCTTAAATTTCATTGTATCATACTGTACACCTATGTGTTGCAACTAGTGAGGATACTCCAAAGCTGATataattttagtttccctaacTTGTCCTGAACCTGCTTATGTTCACAGGcccattttttctgattttacagTCTAGTTGTCAGTGACAGGCACAGCCGAATTCTTTCTTTGTTCATCTGTCAGACTTTCTTTCAATAATTTCCATTTGTGATAAATCTCCAACCTGTCTATATGTTTCTAATGGGAAATCAATGAAAGATTCAACCTTAATCATATTGGAGACATGAGGAAAAGGGACTCAACCCACAAAAAGCCACTTTTTGGTGATTGATATCAGCTATGTTTTCATTCAAACAAAGTTTTTCCTTCCCTAATCTTGATCCTATGGCTCTTTAACTACAAATGTGATATTAGTTTTCCTTTCACTGATTCTGTAACTGTCTTTGgtaattattaatttaatgaGGATCTTGAAATAATATCCACTTAAGGTAAAACTGTcaagaaaatgtaataatttaCAATCAAGTTATTCCAATTTCTCATTAGGAGTCtaaattcattcactcagtcaaaaatattttttaaataataagaattacAGGCAAGGCACTCTTCTGGGTAATTGTGTACCAGAAATACCAGGATGTGCAAGCCTCTGCCTGAAAAGAGATGACAGTCTAGTTACTTCCCAACAGAGGAGATGTTCAAAAGTACTGACAGATCTAACTCCTTTGAGCACTTACTATCAAATATACTTAATCACATGCTTAAAATTAAGCCATTTTCTTTTGGCATACATAATATTAACTGTCACATCACCTGTGGAAAGGTAATGTAGAACATTATTTTGAAAGAGACTATGCTCTAAATGTGAAAGGATACctataaaaaatgcagtatccAAAACAGCAAATATATTCAagccaaaatttacaaacaaaatgTACAGTTACAAATAGACTTTAGTGAAGATTTTACTCCAAAAAAATTCTACCCACTAAtgcattaaatataaatgcatttgAATTAgcaatgtaacttttaaaaagtatgtaattTATGAAAAGTGTTCATAAAAATGGTTTTCTGAAAAAGGTCTTGTCTATAGAATTTCATATTTATTAAGAAGAGTGAGATAGAAAGCTATGCAAAGATAAATCCAAATATCCCAAGAGTTTAGTCAGAGCAAATTAAACTTTTGAATGAAATAATAGCATAACtaaaaaattatgagaaaaagAACTTGACTCCTTAATTTATCACATAACAGTGTATACATTTGAAAAAGATGTTTTTAGAGGGGAGTCTTTTATGGTTTTAGCAAGGtatcataaaaggaaacaaattaagtCAACATTATGTTGAAAAACATCTCCATGTTATCTCTTTTTAGTGGAATGGTGAAATTTTGCCCTAACATAAATTCTATCACTTCAAGTAACTCCTTCCTAAACATGATATATAAAATGGAAGCCATAAGAAAATTAGTCTCATTGTCAGGtctgttttttaatctttaggtAAAAATAACCAATCAATTTAGCCTTCCTGTAATATTCCTTCTCCATACTATCATTTTTCATACTTGAATGTTTTTAAATAGGCATCTTTAATTTAGGATGCCATCTCCTAAGAGTCATTTATAGTGTCTTATTTGTATGGGTAGGAGAATTCATCAAACTTAATAAATAGGCTCAAGTCACATTTTTAGCCCAGACCTTTTTTGGTTGtactttatagaaaatatttatcaaaatattagcTTTGTGGCTGTAAAAATGTCTGCTACCTTTTGAATGTGATTTTTAGTAAAATCTTAGTATCACTTTATAAAGAATGCAGGATATACTTTTACGTTTGGCTTTCTCAGAGTAAAGAGATACACTTTAGTTAAAGCTAGTTGGCTTAATACTGGCTCAGAATTTAAAAGATGATTTTACTTAACGTTAATTAAACTGTTTTTTAGCTGTAAGCTCATAATTTTAACACTTGGCTTGTCTGCTACACTATTTTTGAATAGTAATGAAACACTATATACTATTTCATTTGGatgatgtttatataaatatgtaaccaaatactggaaaattttaaatcaacctGCTACTAACCATGAACTCTAATACTTGGACATTTTTTATGACTCTCTCTCTTAATACACTAAAACATTCAATAACTGTTATTTGCACATTatgtgaaaaattaattttttgacaAAATTTTATTCAGAACATTAGGAAAATCATACTCAAAACGCAGAAATAATCAGACTCTATATAACAACGCTGCATAGATAGTGGTATACAAGTTCCCTGACGCTAAGTGACTTCTTCCTAACTAAAACTTCAAGTCACCAGGTAGAAGATGGTAGAGGCATTATTTACTCTCTCTGAGGCTGGAAAAAACGGCTTTAATGGTGAGACGTCACACCATTTAAACAACAAAGATTAGATTATCCCCCAATTTAATTCTATTCCCTTCTTGTTATTTCTCAGAGATGAAAACTTAGAATGTAAGGATTATTGGAAGGGAACAGGAGGTAAATTACCTCTTAGGAGATACCCTGATCCATGCCTGCTTTAATCCGAGAAAACActgaattaagttttaaaaattacaaccACACCATTATGCTTAAGTAAAATTGCCAATATGAATACTTTTTTACATAatacattatatgtatacatgaagAAAAATCACCTGTTTCCAATCCTTTGACCTTCAGTAGAAAGAAGTGTTACCACTAATGGGGATCTGAAAAATAGTTTTCATGACAGAGCATTAACTCTATAAAGATCAAAATCATTTCTCAGTACTGAAAATAGCCTAAATCAATGACAAATGGCTAAATTTCTTAAGATTACTTTTTGAAAGGGAAGACAATTTATTTGGAAGGAATTTGCAGCTGGAAACATTGTTCATTAAGAAAACATTGTTACCCTGAGAAAGACCCTTAAAACTGCCAGTGCTTTCATAGGCCCCTAACACTGCATGAAGGAGCAATTTGTAGGCTCTAGCTTCTTACAGTTACCTATATGAAGAATGTCTTGACCTAAACAGTGATTTGGGCTTCTCTGTGATACCGATAACAGGTCATAGCCAAGTAACTAAACGTGATGGACTATAAGCAaattttgcattcattttaagcagacttcttccttttcccttttctgagaGAGAGCTTGTAATTCTTCAAATGGCCTTGAACTCAAACCTACTGTTCACAAAAAATAATCTTCTTAAGCAAATTGGTAGTTTTCTTATAATAGTAAACAATTTGTCTGGTTTACGTTCTTTAATCTATGCCTAGAAAATAAGGCATTAGTGATTCTTCATTGGCCACTGCAGAGCAGAGTGTCTTCTTTCTAATCAGAGGCATATGCAAACATTCCTCAAAgtgcattgttattatttttaacatctcttATGCATTTACAAAGTCAACATTTGTGACTCCCTACatatttttagtataaaataGTGCTTATTCCCAACACCTTACATATACCATaatcactggagaaaagacaaaatgagaGCAGCTACAGAAGTAACAAgatattttttacaaataaaaatacaatatgcaAAAAATGGCAAGTTAGTGATAACTGGTAGAATGAACTCCCAACAATATTCCATTTTGGGTTCCAAATTAAGATTTGACAAGTTTGAAGCCTTGTCCTGTGTCCAGCACGGTAGGAAGAAACcaattcatttttaatcttttcaagcACCTAAAACAAGTTTTGCAGATCCAAAAAAGGTTCAGACCGCACAACCAATTTGCCAAATGCACTAGTGGATATGTAATACGAGGAAAGTACAACATCCAGTGCTTGGCCACATCGCTTCCTGTTGGCAAATGCAGAGTGTAGTCACTCCACCGTTTTGACACGCCATACACTGCTTTCACTGTGCGTCCCTTTTCAGTCCAGCAGATGTTATTAGTGGAGTTGCAGTTATATTCTACCCAGTCTTTTGTAAAGTCACCCAGCTGCGGTGGGTCAGCTTCTTCAATATCTATTGTTTTTGTCATCTCTGCTCCTTGCACTGCAATATACTGGTCATTGATTTTTCTCACTTCTTTCACCCAGGGGGTTGAATTCTCACTGTCTAATATGATAATAAGTCGGGAACAGAAGGAACCATTCTTTTCTCGCCACCATTCTAAAAGTGTGTCAAGGCGTAGTATGTCTCCACCTGTGAACAGAAAGTTCAGTAGAGCAAGAATTTCTGAAGTGTCTTACTAAGAATACTCTTTTGTcttaagtatattttctttaagttcttaaaatatgtaagaaaaaaaaagggagcctTTTTTTCAAAGTATCTCtttcagaagaatttttaaaaacaaaaaacagactttCAGCTTCAggtaaaaaaatcaaaccaaaaaaaaaaaccaaaacaccccCAATCCCCCAATCATCCTGTTATTCACATTAAAGGGGTATGCtatgataaaataagaaaattattttataaagttcaatttagtgaaaaaaattaaaattatacagcAAAGCAAATATTCTACATTAAGGGCAGCAAATTATGGCTCGTGGTCAAATCCAGCCTGCCACTTGTTTTGCATAGCCTGAGATCTAAGaactgattttacatttttaaatggtaaaaaaaatttttttaaagagaagtttgTGACACGTAAAAATTATaggaaatttatatttcatatttctataaataacatttatttatattctgtctatggctgcttttataCTACAATGGTAGAGCTAAGTAGTTGCAACAGGGACTTTATGGCCTACCAAGCCAAAAATATCTGGTCCTTACAGAAAATATTGGCTCACCCCGTTCTACACTTCTAATGAATTAACTTATCTCCTCATATGTAGTTACCTACGAGATGAAAAACACCCTTCCTACCAGTAACAAGAATGAATTTGGaatgggtttatttttaaatcagttttataCCTGAACAAcaataaaggattaaaaaaacatataccaGAAAGGtctaaagtaaatatatttctgacttaaaaatatatcttacaGCTAGTATTTACATGTGGTTCATTATGGAtggtttttttttgcattaacttttgatttttaaatatattgcatTAAAATGTTATCGTCATCATTTAATTTTTAGCACCCTCTTAAATTCTGTGCCCCAAGCAACTGCCATGCTCACCTCACCCTAGTCCTGGCTCTGTCTCAAATGGTATTCTAATCCAGTCATTCcaattctaggaatttaccctaaGGAAAGGGTagaaatgcagacaaaaaaatacatataaagctCATCTTCCCACTGCTATCTAAGATAGTGTAAAATCTGAAACTACTGGGGGAACGGATATAAATTATGGTATAACCTTATGAGAAGAGGTTtataataaatgatatttataaagaaattttaatgaCAAAAATATCTATGATATTAGAAAAAGCATGACAGAGAAGTGTATCTACAAAAATAACAGCAGTAGTTATTTCCGGGTATTTGGATTTCAGGTGGTGTTTGTTATACTTCTTTATGTGATCCAAAATTTTTATGTTGAAtatatgttacttttataattagaaaaagttTTAACATGCTACAATTTACTAATACAAGTTCCAACAACCTAACTtcagaatatgtatttttaacaagaGCAACCATGCTCTTTGCTAAACTATCAAAATGACAATACTGAAGAGATAGAGAATCCTTTAGAATTTGGATTCTATTAATAATATGACCTATAAAGTCAGGGTATATGACATTCTTTATGAataattaatattcttttattcatcAGCCTGCTGTATCTTAGACTGTGACAATGAAAAATTTGTTTCATGAACTGCTCTTACACTCATACCTATCAATCATCTCAGAGACACTATTTTTCACATATTActaacatatcttttttttttttttttgcggtacacgggcctctcactgttgtggcctgtcccgttgcggaacacaggctctggacgcacaggctcagtggccatggctcacgggcctagccgctttgcggcatgtgggatcttcccagatcggggcatgaacccgtgtcccctgcatcagcaggcggactctcaaccactgcgccaccagggaagccccaggagataTCTTTTTAAATATGATCAAGCTCACTTTTCTTTATGGCCAGTTTTATTAAACGTCTCTGGAGATGACAGGACAACACAGATTACAAGAGGAGTTATACAAATTCCATCTGCCACAAAAAATCATTGTTCTAACTTGCCTGCATCATCGTTCTAACTTGCCTTCTACaactatttcaataaatattcttcaGCACACTCTACACTAATTCTCTTATAAACACACTCTTTAGATATCAGCAAGAAATTTAAAGCAGTATTAAAGCCCTTTATActatttctcttctcttgttttgttttgctctgctTTCTCCTATGAACAGTTTCTATGTTGCATTTGGCTTTTGGTCCAGatgcaaaatatttacatttatctcAGATAACAGCCATCTGATTCAAGTAATCTAATTCAAGCCAACAGTTCAAGTAATTGAGACTGCTTTTTAAAGACTTTGTTTACCTGTGATAAACTGCTTTAtaggttttctacatttttttatgtatttctgtcTCTCTTGTCATTACCATAATTGTTTTTTACCCTCAAACAGGCAAAAATATCAGGTTCTACACTATGGAGCCCCATAAATGTAAGAAGACTACATATTCTAAGAAGTACTAACAGTAAAGGTATGGGATAAAGATTCTCTTTCTCACAGTGATTTTTGGACCTACTCTTAACTTGCTGAAGTAAAATCGAGTCGTGACGTTTCCTATTTAGACGTTTCTAGAAAAATACCTATTGATAAAGCTCAGTGCTTAGAGTTCTTTGTCACTTGGCCTGGAATGAATTAAAGCATTTTCTTCAGGGCAGGGGTGTTCAATACTACTTCTGAGATAGAATCAACCTTTGAGGGTTGTTTCAGGCAGGCCAAGGCCAGGAACTGACTGAAAAGAGGACTCATCCACTGAGCCAGGTGCCTCAGGCCGTGGGGGAGTATACACTTGCTGAATTATTATGGGACAAAAACCTAGCCTTCATGGGAAAGGGAAGGCCTGTCAAGCTatgctttctccattttttttttcctatttttacaaCAAAGACTCTCACAAAGAAAGTTACACATACACGAACAGATCTTCTGGCCTAATAGAAGAATTCTATAATGGTTAACTTATtgacatacttaaaaaaatattataaagataaaaCACTGCAGAATGTAACTGCTAGACATTTGCCTAAAATATTACCCTGCTTTAGAGTTTGTGTTCCTAAATTATTCCTTATTCATAGTGAATGAAAATTTAAGAACACTTTTATGCTATTTATCTTGGTGTCTATTACATTtcctaagaaatgaaaaagataatataaatatCAGTAAACTGAGAAGCAAGAAgtactacaattctgcagcctgtggaacaaaaaccacattcacagaatgacaagatgaaaaggcagagggctatgtaccagatgaaggaacaagataaaaccccagaaaaacaattaaatgaagtggagataggcaaccttccagaaaaagaattcagaataatgacagtaaagatgatccaggacctcggaaaaagaatggaggcaaagatcgagaagatgcaagaaatgattaaaaaagacctagaagaattaaagaacaaacagagatgaacaacacaataactgaaatgaaaactacactagaaggaatcaatagcagaataactgaggcagaagaacggatatatgacccggaagacagaatggtgaaattcactgctgcggagcagaataaagaaaaaagaatgaaaagaaatgaagacagcctaagagacctctgaggcaacattaaatgcaacaacatttgcattataggggtcccagaaggagagagagaaaggacccgagaaaatatttgaagagattatggtcgaaaacttccctaacatgggaaaggaaatagccacccaagtccaggaagcgcagagagtcccatacaggataaacccaaggagaaacatgccgagacacacagtaatcaaactggcaaaaattaaagataaagaaaaattattgacagcagcaagggaaaaacgagaaataacatacaagggaactcccataaggt encodes:
- the TMEM168 gene encoding transmembrane protein 168 isoform X2 encodes the protein MVSVFTIEDCVGCGFVISGLYYVEPTNGIFLSMFLIVLPLESMAHGLFHELGNCLGGTSVGYAIVIPTNFCSPDGQPTLLPPEHVQELNLRSTGMLNAIQRFFAYHMIETYGCDYSTSGLSFDTLHSKLKAFLELRTVDGPRHDTYVLYYSGHTHGTGEWALAGGDILRLDTLLEWWREKNGSFCSRLIIILDSENSTPWVKEVRKINDQYIAVQGAEMTKTIDIEEADPPQLGDFTKDWVEYNCNSTNNICWTEKGRTVKAVYGVSKRWSDYTLHLPTGSDVAKHWMLYFPRITYPLVHLANWLCGLNLFWICKTCFRCLKRLKMNWFLPTVLDTGQGFKLVKS